A region of the Acidobacteriota bacterium genome:
ACCACCACGACGACCACCGTCACGACGAGTGACTGGAAAGCGGGCCTGCCGGTGATGGCCGGCACCGGCTTTTCGATGCGCGAACTGCGCCTCGACGATGCGGCCACGCTGCTGGCGATGCTGACCACCGAGGAAGTGTCGCGCTTCATCTCGCCGCCGCCGACCACGGTCGAAGGCTTCGAGCGCTTCATCCTGTGGGCGCAGCGCGAACGCCAGGCCGGCAACTATGCCTGCTTCGCGGTCGTGCCCGCCGGCATGGACACCGCCATTGGCATCTTC
Encoded here:
- a CDS encoding GNAT family N-acetyltransferase, which produces MVATSQPERLRTTAMVTTTTTTTVTTSDWKAGLPVMAGTGFSMRELRLDDAATLLAMLTTEEVSRFISPPPTTVEGFERFILWAQRERQAGNYACFAVVPAGMDTAIGIF